One part of the Synergistota bacterium genome encodes these proteins:
- a CDS encoding GDP-mannose 4,6-dehydratase: MILVTGCAGFIGSKVAERLLESGEEVFGVDDLNDSYDVRLKEWRLNRLLDRKGFSFKRLDISDEEEVLSLFKNKDFSAVINLAARAGVRRSLKDPWVYLKTNELGNLNILEGSRAFGVRKVVIASTSSVYGLNELPFSESAKADTPLSPYAASKRGAECWAFSYHYLYNLDITILRYFTVYGPAGRPDMSIFKFIRLIYEGKEIVIYGDGNQERDFTYVDDIAEGTIKALKLEGFHRINLGSDRPVRLNYVIKLIEESLGKEAKKRFLPPHPADVPKTWADITLARQILNWSPKIPIEEGIKRTIRWFQENLDLALSIDLAD; this comes from the coding sequence TTGATTCTTGTTACAGGGTGTGCTGGTTTCATAGGGAGCAAGGTTGCAGAGCGCCTTCTAGAGAGTGGAGAAGAGGTTTTTGGAGTAGATGATCTAAACGATAGTTATGATGTTAGGTTAAAAGAGTGGCGTCTTAACAGACTTCTTGATAGAAAAGGTTTTTCCTTTAAGAGGTTGGATATAAGCGATGAAGAAGAAGTTCTTTCCTTGTTTAAAAATAAAGATTTTTCCGCTGTTATAAATCTTGCGGCTCGAGCTGGAGTAAGAAGGAGCTTAAAAGACCCCTGGGTTTATCTTAAGACAAATGAGCTTGGAAACTTAAATATTCTTGAAGGTTCACGAGCTTTTGGCGTTAGGAAGGTAGTAATTGCCTCCACTTCAAGTGTCTACGGTTTAAATGAGCTTCCCTTTTCCGAATCTGCAAAAGCTGATACCCCTCTTTCTCCCTATGCTGCTTCGAAAAGAGGGGCAGAATGTTGGGCTTTTTCTTATCATTATCTTTATAATTTGGATATAACTATTTTACGTTACTTTACTGTTTATGGTCCTGCAGGTAGGCCTGATATGAGCATATTTAAATTCATAAGGCTAATATATGAGGGGAAAGAGATAGTGATCTATGGAGATGGCAATCAGGAAAGGGATTTTACTTATGTAGATGATATAGCTGAAGGTACAATAAAGGCGCTAAAGCTCGAAGGCTTTCATCGTATAAATCTTGGTAGTGATAGGCCTGTACGGTTAAATTACGTCATAAAGCTTATAGAGGAGAGTTTAGGTAAGGAAGCCAAAAAGCGCTTTCTTCCTCCTCACCCTGCTGATGTTCCAAAGACTTGGGCTGATATAACTCTTGCACGTCAAATTCTTAATTGGAGTCCCAAAATTCCTATAGAAGAAGGTATAAAAAGAACGATAAGATGGTTTCAGGAAAATCTGGATTTGGCTCTAAGTATAGATCTTGCTGATTAA
- a CDS encoding SufD family Fe-S cluster assembly protein gives MQRELLTDEKIKSFGFDPHAENKAASFALSDDQILLAMVRETGLDVMPIGEAIERLPEVREKYFWKLVSPEEDEVTKKVNSVPLKGLFARARKGSKVFFPLQACYILRSEAFSQIVHNVIVAEEGSEVHIITGCLTSSHVSSGTHYAVTEIFIERGATLSYSMFHSWAPQVEVFPKSAILVEERGVYISNYVTLREVKIVKAYPRIIVKKNGIARSFSVIYAPRGAFVDIGSRIILEGENSKGESISRAVSAGGKVISRASLEGIGVNCRGHVECHGVLLEDGGIISAVPELTAFRDDVELSHEAAVGKLSEEELMYLEARGLSEEEAKSLIVRGFMKVEIPGLPTELKREMDRLIDLTVGGGRV, from the coding sequence ATGCAAAGGGAACTTTTAACAGATGAAAAGATAAAAAGCTTTGGTTTTGATCCTCATGCAGAAAACAAAGCAGCCAGCTTTGCGTTAAGTGATGATCAGATTCTTCTTGCGATGGTTAGGGAAACCGGCCTTGATGTCATGCCTATCGGGGAGGCTATTGAGCGTTTGCCTGAGGTTAGAGAGAAATACTTCTGGAAGCTTGTTTCTCCTGAAGAAGATGAGGTAACAAAAAAAGTTAATAGCGTTCCATTAAAAGGACTATTTGCAAGAGCGAGAAAAGGAAGCAAAGTTTTTTTTCCTTTGCAGGCTTGTTATATATTGAGAAGCGAAGCCTTCTCTCAAATAGTGCATAATGTAATAGTTGCAGAAGAAGGTTCCGAAGTACATATTATAACTGGCTGTTTAACCTCCTCTCATGTTTCCTCGGGTACTCATTATGCTGTTACTGAAATCTTTATCGAAAGAGGAGCTACCTTAAGCTATAGTATGTTTCACTCCTGGGCGCCTCAGGTTGAGGTTTTCCCTAAAAGTGCAATTTTAGTTGAAGAGAGAGGAGTGTATATATCTAATTATGTCACTTTAAGGGAGGTTAAAATCGTTAAAGCTTATCCAAGGATTATAGTTAAGAAAAATGGTATTGCGAGGAGTTTCTCCGTTATATATGCTCCAAGAGGTGCTTTTGTAGATATAGGTTCTAGAATTATTCTTGAGGGAGAAAATTCTAAAGGAGAATCTATATCAAGGGCTGTTAGCGCAGGTGGTAAAGTTATATCTCGTGCTAGCCTTGAAGGCATAGGTGTCAATTGTCGAGGACATGTTGAATGCCACGGTGTTCTTCTTGAGGATGGTGGCATTATAAGTGCGGTTCCGGAGCTTACAGCCTTTCGCGATGATGTAGAGCTTTCTCATGAAGCTGCTGTTGGCAAGTTAAGTGAAGAGGAACTTATGTATCTCGAAGCCAGGGGCTTAAGTGAAGAGGAGGCAAAATCTCTAATAGTTAGGGGTTTCATGAAAGTTGAGATACCTGGCTTGCCTACTGAGCTTAAAAGAGAAATGGATAGATTAATAGACTTGACCGTTGGAGGAGGAAGGGTTTGA
- a CDS encoding ABC transporter ATP-binding protein gives MLEIKDLWVEVGGKPLLKGINLVIEEGEVHILFGPNGSGKTTLLMTIMGSTNCKIIKGEIRFYGKVINDLPVWERAKLGIGMAFQTPPAVKGVKLKDLIKVLSGGDGFSDDLYSFLRLEEHANREINKGFSGGERKRSELLQLFAQNPKFVMFDEPESGVDLESIALIGEAINRLLERGSCVKKHTKSCGKSALIVSHTGYLLDYVKVDKAHVLVDGKLICNKNPWDILATIREQGYKECEICKGNF, from the coding sequence TTGCTTGAAATAAAGGATCTTTGGGTTGAGGTAGGAGGAAAACCCCTACTTAAAGGTATTAATCTTGTGATAGAAGAGGGTGAAGTGCATATTTTATTTGGGCCTAATGGTAGCGGTAAGACAACGCTTCTTATGACTATAATGGGTTCTACTAATTGTAAAATAATTAAAGGGGAGATAAGGTTTTATGGTAAAGTTATAAACGATCTTCCTGTTTGGGAAAGAGCCAAGTTAGGTATAGGTATGGCTTTTCAAACTCCTCCTGCTGTTAAAGGCGTAAAGCTTAAGGATTTGATTAAAGTTCTTTCTGGTGGTGATGGCTTTTCAGATGATCTTTACTCCTTTTTAAGGCTTGAAGAGCATGCCAATAGAGAGATAAATAAGGGATTTTCAGGAGGTGAAAGGAAAAGGTCAGAGCTTCTTCAACTTTTTGCTCAAAATCCCAAGTTTGTAATGTTTGATGAGCCGGAATCTGGGGTTGACCTTGAGAGTATAGCTCTTATAGGTGAGGCTATAAATAGGCTTCTGGAGAGAGGATCTTGTGTTAAAAAGCACACAAAGAGCTGTGGTAAGAGTGCTCTTATAGTTTCTCATACGGGTTATCTCTTAGATTACGTTAAGGTTGATAAAGCTCATGTTCTTGTGGATGGGAAATTAATTTGTAACAAGAATCCGTGGGATATTCTTGCCACGATTAGAGAACAAGGATATAAGGAGTGTGAAATATGCAAAGGGAACTTTTAA
- a CDS encoding sigma-70 family RNA polymerase sigma factor, with amino-acid sequence MQLTFSLSNILSKIDELDRLSDAQVVELAIMKDEYFEYLIYRYQGFLKSIVLSLASSRDEAEELFQESLWKLYNSLGTYRSEYPFKPWLRKIVLTTFLSMKRKERKTLSIEELSDKGLELSLTESSEEDMEMESALREALSKLPKDTRAIIYLRFKEGLTHEEIAKELGMSVESVRKRFSRAIKTLKEVMSD; translated from the coding sequence TTGCAATTAACTTTTTCTTTGAGTAACATTCTTTCCAAAATTGATGAATTAGATAGGCTTTCTGATGCCCAAGTTGTGGAACTTGCTATTATGAAAGATGAATATTTTGAATACTTGATCTATAGGTATCAGGGATTTTTAAAGTCCATTGTGTTATCCTTAGCTTCCTCTCGTGATGAGGCAGAGGAATTGTTTCAGGAAAGCTTATGGAAACTTTATAACTCTCTTGGTACCTATCGTTCTGAATACCCGTTTAAACCTTGGTTGAGGAAAATAGTGTTAACGACATTTTTAAGCATGAAGAGAAAAGAGAGGAAAACCTTGAGTATAGAAGAGCTTTCTGATAAAGGATTGGAACTTAGCCTTACGGAGAGCTCTGAGGAAGATATGGAGATGGAGAGTGCCCTCAGAGAGGCGCTCTCCAAACTTCCCAAGGATACTCGGGCTATAATATACCTTAGGTTTAAAGAAGGCTTGACACATGAGGAAATAGCTAAAGAGCTTGGAATGAGCGTTGAGAGCGTTAGAAAGCGTTTTAGTAGAGCTATTAAAACTTTAAAGGAGGTAATGAGTGACTGA
- a CDS encoding cupin domain-containing protein — MIVRKVEEVKPLEVNEEAEGVKIKVLIGEEEGALNFIMRYFSISPKGSISYHAHDWEHEIFVLHGRGVIRGENALYVVEPGSFVYIPPKEKHSFENPFEEPFEFLCLIPKG, encoded by the coding sequence ATGATAGTCCGAAAAGTGGAAGAGGTGAAACCCCTTGAAGTAAATGAAGAAGCTGAAGGTGTTAAAATCAAGGTTCTCATTGGCGAAGAGGAGGGGGCTCTTAATTTTATAATGAGATATTTTTCTATTAGTCCCAAAGGTAGCATTTCCTATCATGCTCATGACTGGGAACACGAAATATTCGTACTACATGGAAGAGGTGTAATACGTGGAGAAAACGCACTTTACGTAGTGGAACCTGGAAGCTTTGTATACATACCCCCAAAGGAAAAACATTCTTTCGAAAATCCATTTGAAGAACCCTTCGAATTCCTCTGCCTTATACCGAAAGGGTGA
- the lpdA gene encoding dihydrolipoyl dehydrogenase: MYDAIVIGAGPGGYVCAVKLAQLGRKVLVVEKGELGGTCTNLGCIPTKALLSGAELYWSAKEKGSKLGVEANPSLNLRALKDHMNKVVMMSRKGIEYLFKKNGVELKKGTAYFLEPWKIEIEETGEVFEARNIVLANGSVPRLFSPFDKVEGIWTSDDVFSMESLPSSILIVGAGAIGVEFATLFSLLGVEVTLVEILEHILPLEDGDIAFEVKKSLQKRAVKVYESSKVVSLTKDHSGVFSWRLETPSGLVDGKSDKVLVSIGRTPRVSDDLKEVGLEAERGVKVDSRMKTNLPNVYAVGDITGGFMLAHVAMMQGVIAAYNIANIGREMDYSAIPSVIFSYPEVASVGMRERDLSDKKYRVFKYPFSANGRARTIEEKEGFVKVIVDEKGIVVGFSVVGPMATELIMEGIIATRFRLKAEDLSLTVHPHPTLSEAILGAFEGAVDKPIHL; the protein is encoded by the coding sequence GTGTATGATGCTATAGTTATTGGGGCTGGTCCTGGGGGGTACGTTTGTGCTGTTAAGTTGGCTCAGCTTGGGAGAAAGGTTCTTGTGGTTGAGAAAGGTGAGCTTGGGGGAACCTGCACCAACTTAGGGTGTATTCCAACTAAAGCATTGCTTTCAGGAGCTGAGCTTTACTGGAGCGCTAAAGAAAAGGGAAGTAAGCTTGGTGTTGAAGCAAATCCTTCATTGAACTTGAGGGCTCTGAAGGATCATATGAATAAGGTTGTTATGATGTCAAGGAAAGGAATAGAGTATCTTTTTAAGAAAAATGGTGTAGAGCTTAAAAAGGGGACTGCTTATTTTCTCGAACCTTGGAAAATTGAAATAGAGGAGACAGGAGAAGTTTTTGAGGCAAGAAACATAGTTTTAGCAAATGGTTCAGTTCCTCGTCTTTTTTCACCTTTTGACAAGGTTGAAGGCATTTGGACGAGTGATGATGTTTTTTCTATGGAAAGCTTACCTTCTTCAATATTAATAGTAGGAGCTGGGGCCATAGGAGTAGAGTTTGCAACGCTTTTTTCTCTTCTCGGAGTTGAGGTTACTCTTGTTGAGATTCTTGAGCATATTCTTCCCTTGGAAGACGGAGATATAGCCTTTGAAGTTAAAAAATCTCTTCAAAAAAGGGCCGTTAAAGTATATGAGTCCTCGAAAGTTGTTTCTTTAACTAAAGATCATTCTGGAGTTTTCTCCTGGAGGTTAGAGACACCTTCAGGCTTAGTGGACGGGAAATCTGATAAAGTTTTAGTTAGTATTGGTAGAACTCCTAGGGTAAGCGATGACCTTAAGGAGGTTGGTTTGGAGGCAGAGCGTGGGGTTAAAGTAGACTCTCGTATGAAAACGAACCTTCCTAATGTATATGCTGTTGGGGACATAACTGGTGGATTTATGCTTGCTCATGTTGCTATGATGCAAGGGGTCATTGCGGCTTACAATATAGCTAATATTGGAAGGGAGATGGATTACAGTGCAATTCCATCTGTTATCTTCTCTTACCCTGAGGTTGCTTCTGTAGGGATGAGGGAAAGAGATTTAAGTGACAAAAAGTATAGGGTCTTTAAATATCCTTTTTCAGCTAATGGAAGAGCTCGAACAATTGAGGAGAAAGAAGGGTTTGTTAAGGTTATAGTGGATGAAAAGGGAATCGTTGTAGGCTTCTCTGTAGTTGGACCTATGGCTACCGAGCTTATTATGGAGGGTATCATCGCTACTAGATTTAGATTAAAGGCGGAGGATCTATCACTAACTGTTCACCCTCATCCTACGCTATCTGAGGCAATATTAGGTGCCTTTGAGGGGGCTGTAGATAAGCCTATTCATCTTTAG
- a CDS encoding 3-isopropylmalate dehydratase small subunit has protein sequence MRVKGRVWKYGDDINTDVIFPGKYTYVVSDPLEMAKHALEDLDPSFAKEVKSGDIIVAGKNFGCGSSREQAATCLKVLGVGAVIAKSFARIFYRNAINQGLPVIQCPEIFDAVEKGEEIEVDFKESKIFTPDGRVFNFPPFPDFVRGILEDGGLIPHIKRRIGKE, from the coding sequence TTGAGAGTTAAAGGAAGGGTCTGGAAGTATGGAGATGACATAAACACTGATGTTATTTTCCCTGGAAAGTACACTTACGTTGTTTCTGACCCGCTGGAGATGGCGAAGCATGCTTTAGAGGACCTCGATCCATCCTTTGCTAAAGAGGTGAAAAGCGGTGATATTATAGTTGCCGGTAAAAACTTTGGATGTGGTAGTTCAAGGGAACAAGCAGCTACCTGCCTTAAGGTTTTAGGAGTAGGAGCCGTTATAGCTAAAAGTTTTGCCAGAATATTTTATAGGAATGCTATAAATCAAGGGTTACCCGTTATTCAATGTCCTGAGATTTTCGATGCTGTTGAGAAGGGGGAGGAAATAGAGGTAGATTTTAAGGAAAGTAAAATCTTTACCCCTGATGGAAGAGTATTTAACTTTCCTCCGTTTCCTGATTTCGTTCGTGGAATACTTGAAGATGGTGGATTGATCCCTCATATAAAGAGAAGGATTGGTAAGGAGTGA
- a CDS encoding 3-isopropylmalate dehydratase large subunit, giving the protein MGMTFAEKILAKKAGLLKVKPGDVVTVEPDRALSHDNAAAIIKLFKSIGLEKVWNPKKIVIVLDHAVPAPTDKHADNHKQIRRFVAEQGIEYFYDVNSDGGVCHQVFCEEGFALPGHVIVGSDSHTCTYGAFGAFATGIGRSEMAGVWALGEIWFRVPESIKIDLEGVFPEGVYAKDLILRIIGDLGADGADYKSVEFSGSAIRNMSISERMTLCNMVIEMGAKNGFIEPDEKTLSYIEDIAKSEFEVIKPDEDASYERILRYNLSKLEPLIAKPHNIDNVSPVKDLEGVKIDQALIGTCTNGRLDDLKIAASILKGNKVAKGVRLIVIPASWKVYKEAIKERIIEILIESGAIIAPPGCGPCMGNHLGVLASGEVCISTANRNFKGRMGNPESQIYLASPATVAASALKGVITDPREVL; this is encoded by the coding sequence ATGGGAATGACTTTCGCTGAAAAGATCCTCGCTAAAAAGGCTGGTTTATTAAAGGTTAAACCTGGTGACGTTGTTACTGTTGAACCTGATAGAGCTCTTTCCCACGATAACGCTGCTGCTATAATAAAGCTTTTTAAATCTATAGGGCTTGAGAAAGTTTGGAACCCCAAGAAGATAGTGATTGTTTTAGATCATGCTGTTCCCGCTCCTACTGATAAACATGCGGATAATCATAAGCAGATAAGAAGGTTTGTTGCGGAACAAGGTATCGAGTATTTCTATGATGTAAATTCAGATGGGGGCGTTTGCCATCAGGTTTTTTGTGAAGAGGGATTTGCCTTACCTGGTCATGTGATAGTTGGTAGCGATTCTCATACGTGTACTTACGGAGCTTTTGGTGCTTTTGCCACAGGTATAGGAAGAAGTGAAATGGCTGGCGTTTGGGCCCTGGGAGAAATATGGTTTAGGGTTCCAGAGAGCATAAAGATAGATCTGGAGGGGGTTTTCCCCGAAGGTGTTTATGCAAAGGATCTCATATTAAGGATAATAGGTGATCTTGGGGCCGATGGAGCTGATTATAAATCGGTGGAATTTAGTGGAAGCGCAATTCGTAATATGTCTATTTCTGAGAGGATGACGCTGTGCAATATGGTTATAGAGATGGGCGCTAAAAATGGTTTTATCGAACCTGATGAAAAGACCCTGTCTTATATTGAAGATATAGCAAAGAGTGAATTCGAGGTTATAAAACCAGACGAAGATGCTTCTTATGAAAGGATTTTAAGGTATAATCTGTCTAAACTCGAACCCCTAATAGCTAAACCCCATAATATCGATAATGTTTCCCCTGTTAAAGATCTCGAAGGAGTAAAGATAGATCAGGCTTTAATCGGAACGTGTACTAACGGTAGGCTTGATGACCTTAAAATAGCGGCGTCGATATTGAAGGGTAATAAAGTAGCCAAGGGAGTGAGGCTTATAGTTATACCGGCTTCTTGGAAAGTTTATAAAGAGGCTATTAAGGAGAGAATAATAGAGATCTTGATAGAATCTGGAGCTATAATAGCTCCACCTGGATGCGGTCCATGCATGGGAAATCATTTGGGTGTACTTGCTTCGGGTGAAGTTTGTATAAGCACGGCTAATAGGAACTTTAAGGGAAGGATGGGAAATCCGGAATCTCAGATATACCTTGCGAGCCCTGCCACTGTAGCGGCTTCTGCTTTAAAGGGTGTAATAACCGATCCAAGGGAGGTGCTTTAA
- a CDS encoding 3-isopropylmalate dehydratase small subunit, producing MAVLRGRAWVFGDNIDTDLIYHGKYLPLTDPSEMAKHAMEYVPGMEDFSKRVKPGDIVVAGRNFGSGSSREHAVLCLKYLGISGVIAESISRIYYRNAINNGFLVLECPGISKKVKTGDEIEVEPETGRIRNLSTGEEFQANPISGLEKEIMEKGGLIEYIQSLIER from the coding sequence ATGGCTGTATTAAGGGGAAGAGCTTGGGTTTTTGGTGATAATATAGATACTGATTTAATATATCATGGAAAGTATTTACCTTTGACCGATCCTAGTGAGATGGCCAAACATGCTATGGAGTACGTTCCTGGTATGGAGGATTTCTCTAAAAGGGTAAAGCCAGGTGATATCGTTGTTGCTGGTAGAAATTTTGGTTCTGGAAGTTCGCGTGAGCATGCTGTGTTGTGTCTTAAGTATCTTGGGATATCTGGGGTTATAGCTGAAAGTATATCGAGAATATACTATAGAAATGCAATTAACAATGGCTTTCTTGTTCTTGAATGTCCAGGAATTTCAAAGAAGGTTAAAACTGGAGATGAAATAGAGGTGGAGCCTGAAACTGGGAGGATAAGAAACCTCTCTACAGGGGAAGAGTTTCAAGCTAATCCGATTTCGGGGCTCGAGAAAGAAATAATGGAAAAGGGTGGTCTTATAGAGTATATTCAATCTCTAATAGAAAGGTGA
- a CDS encoding aconitase/3-isopropylmalate dehydratase large subunit family protein: MASNKLGREVKAGERVWLPLDLIVIRDFAGPNAILQFEEVTGGKGKVFDPERIAITFDYQVPAKDEKVANNQKICRDFAERQGIKYFFDVNAGIGQHVLLEKGLITPGSVVIGTDSHMNLLGAVESFSTGVGNTDIVAGFILGKLWFRIPQSVKVVFNGRLEYPVTSKDVTLFFVSEFGGDGANYLSIEFSGEVIDSFSLADRITLASMVTETGGKIGFIVPNEEIKTFLEERSRSKVEVIDPDSDANYLEVREYDISDLEPLVSCPHVPENVKKVRELKGVKVDEVFIGSCTNGRYEDFKLAYDYLLKVGKEFNPKVKVIFTPATKEVTLRLLEEGIAKAFVEAGGVLTNPGCSLCTIGHHGILAKGEVLLSTSNRNFQGKLGKGSYVYLCSPLTAIASAITGEITDPRDLL; this comes from the coding sequence ATAGCTTCAAACAAACTAGGCAGGGAGGTTAAGGCAGGTGAGAGAGTTTGGTTACCTCTTGACCTTATTGTAATAAGGGATTTTGCTGGACCTAACGCTATTCTTCAGTTTGAGGAGGTAACCGGCGGCAAAGGTAAAGTATTCGATCCAGAAAGGATAGCTATAACTTTCGATTACCAAGTTCCTGCAAAAGACGAGAAGGTTGCAAACAACCAAAAGATTTGTAGAGACTTTGCTGAGCGTCAGGGTATAAAGTATTTCTTCGACGTTAATGCTGGGATTGGTCAACATGTGCTTCTTGAGAAGGGTTTAATCACGCCAGGTAGTGTGGTGATAGGGACCGATAGTCATATGAATCTTTTAGGAGCTGTTGAGTCGTTCTCTACAGGGGTTGGCAATACTGATATAGTCGCCGGTTTTATACTGGGTAAGCTTTGGTTTAGAATTCCCCAGAGTGTCAAAGTTGTCTTCAATGGAAGGTTAGAGTATCCAGTAACATCAAAGGATGTGACTTTGTTTTTCGTTAGCGAGTTTGGTGGAGATGGCGCTAATTATCTCTCGATTGAGTTTAGCGGCGAGGTCATAGATAGTTTTTCTCTCGCGGATAGGATAACCCTTGCAAGTATGGTTACTGAGACAGGTGGCAAGATCGGCTTTATAGTTCCGAACGAAGAGATTAAAACATTTCTTGAGGAAAGAAGCAGATCAAAGGTAGAAGTTATAGATCCGGATTCAGATGCCAACTACCTGGAAGTAAGAGAGTACGATATTAGTGATCTCGAGCCTCTTGTTTCCTGTCCTCATGTTCCTGAAAATGTTAAGAAAGTGCGAGAACTTAAAGGCGTGAAAGTAGACGAGGTTTTTATTGGTTCCTGTACTAATGGTCGGTATGAGGATTTTAAATTGGCATACGATTATCTGCTTAAGGTAGGGAAGGAGTTTAATCCAAAGGTTAAGGTTATATTTACTCCTGCTACTAAAGAAGTGACTCTAAGGTTGCTTGAAGAGGGGATAGCAAAGGCCTTCGTTGAAGCTGGCGGAGTTCTGACAAATCCTGGTTGCAGCCTTTGTACAATAGGTCATCATGGGATATTAGCTAAAGGGGAAGTTTTGTTAAGCACATCTAATAGGAACTTTCAAGGAAAGCTGGGTAAAGGCTCTTATGTTTATCTTTGTAGCCCTTTGACTGCTATAGCTTCTGCTATAACTGGTGAAATAACTGACCCTAGGGATTTGCTTTAA
- a CDS encoding HD domain-containing protein translates to MRERLLRLVPEIDLIKDETLREKVISTWIQALEKGGWEPEEMCKIPFTLLIDGSEVSFLDHVRAVTKMVKAALDISKEFYGNKLSINEDLLIAGALLHDVGKLIEYELKGGEYVQTKIGKTLRHPFIGAALAYLSGLPPEISHIIAFHSHEGDHIKRSLEAILVNKIDLLNFELFKAKGEVISSGQDNNRENSFKQTRQGG, encoded by the coding sequence GTGAGGGAGAGACTGCTAAGACTGGTTCCTGAAATTGATTTGATAAAAGATGAGACTTTAAGGGAAAAGGTCATATCTACTTGGATTCAGGCCTTAGAGAAGGGTGGGTGGGAGCCTGAAGAGATGTGTAAGATTCCTTTTACCCTTCTTATAGACGGTTCTGAGGTTAGCTTTTTAGACCATGTTAGAGCTGTGACGAAGATGGTTAAGGCTGCTTTAGATATATCTAAGGAGTTTTATGGAAATAAACTTTCTATTAATGAGGATCTTCTTATAGCTGGAGCATTGCTTCATGATGTGGGCAAGCTTATAGAGTATGAGCTCAAGGGTGGAGAGTATGTTCAGACTAAAATAGGTAAGACCTTAAGGCATCCGTTTATAGGAGCCGCTTTAGCTTATTTAAGCGGGCTCCCTCCCGAAATTTCTCACATAATTGCTTTCCATTCTCATGAAGGGGATCACATTAAGAGATCTTTAGAGGCCATATTAGTTAATAAGATTGATCTTTTAAATTTTGAGCTATTCAAAGCTAAGGGAGAGGTGATTTCCTCTGGGCAAGACAATAATAGAGAAAATAGCTTCAAACAAACTAGGCAGGGAGGTTAA
- a CDS encoding NrdH-redoxin, which yields MKVKVYSTPTCPYCHMAKRYLSQKGVEYEDIDVSRNREAAMYMIMKTGQMGVPVIEICDKFIVGYDPESIDEALKECTKE from the coding sequence ATGAAGGTTAAAGTCTACTCAACACCAACTTGTCCCTATTGTCATATGGCTAAGAGGTATCTATCTCAGAAAGGAGTGGAATATGAGGATATCGATGTGAGCAGAAATAGGGAAGCAGCTATGTATATGATAATGAAGACAGGTCAGATGGGAGTTCCAGTTATCGAGATATGCGATAAGTTTATAGTTGGATACGATCCTGAAAGCATCGATGAAGCGTTAAAGGAGTGCACTAAAGAGTGA
- a CDS encoding slipin family protein: MLYDLGSLIGILIVIAIILSSAIKVVREYERGVVFRLGRLIGAKGPGLIILIPIVDRMVKVSLRVVTLDVPVQEVITRDNVPIKINAVVYFRVIDPIKAVVEVEDYIMATSQISQTTLRSVAGQVELDELLAHRERINQRLQTIIDEQTDPWGIKVSIVEIKDLELPEGMKRAMARQAEAERERRAKIINAEGEYQAAEKLAEAARILDQYPKALQLRFLQTMREVASERNSMIVFPFPVEILEAFKKGGKKDEG, encoded by the coding sequence ATGCTTTATGATTTAGGCTCTTTAATAGGTATATTGATAGTTATAGCTATAATACTTTCATCAGCTATTAAGGTTGTGAGGGAATATGAAAGGGGTGTAGTATTTAGGCTTGGTAGGCTAATAGGAGCTAAAGGACCGGGATTAATCATACTTATTCCTATAGTTGATAGAATGGTTAAGGTGAGCTTAAGGGTAGTTACTTTAGATGTTCCTGTTCAAGAGGTTATTACTAGAGATAATGTTCCTATAAAGATAAACGCTGTGGTTTATTTCAGAGTTATAGATCCGATAAAGGCTGTTGTCGAGGTTGAAGACTATATTATGGCTACCTCTCAGATATCTCAGACTACCTTAAGAAGCGTTGCTGGACAGGTAGAGTTAGATGAGCTTCTAGCTCATAGGGAGCGCATCAATCAGCGTCTTCAGACTATAATAGATGAGCAGACTGACCCATGGGGTATAAAGGTTAGCATCGTTGAGATAAAAGATCTTGAGCTCCCAGAAGGTATGAAGAGAGCTATGGCTCGTCAGGCTGAAGCTGAAAGGGAAAGAAGGGCAAAGATAATAAATGCAGAGGGAGAATATCAGGCTGCAGAGAAGCTTGCAGAAGCCGCTCGCATATTAGATCAGTATCCCAAGGCTTTACAGCTTAGATTCCTTCAAACGATGAGAGAGGTTGCAAGCGAGCGCAACTCTATGATAGTATTTCCGTTCCCAGTGGAGATATTAGAGGCTTTTAAGAAAGGAGGTAAGAAAGATGAAGGTTAA